Proteins encoded by one window of Musa acuminata AAA Group cultivar baxijiao chromosome BXJ2-9, Cavendish_Baxijiao_AAA, whole genome shotgun sequence:
- the LOC103998294 gene encoding probable polygalacturonase, whose translation MVEIFSSRWRLPLQHHPRGLVGLLTTHRTLVLVLWIVGFALVFGWQLSSMDGVAFFRRGPVARPVPRLRPVAYNLTDFGGVGDGKTLNTEAFERAVEAISTLGARGGGQLNVPPGFWLTAPFNLTSHMTLFLAEGAVILGIEDESYWQLMPPLPSYGYGREHKGPRYGSLIHGQNLKDIVITGHNGTINGQGQVWWTKYKKRILNYTRGPLVQLMWSKDIVISNITLRDSPFWTLHPYDCKNVTISHVTILAPVSGAPNTDGIDPDSCEDVLIENCYICVGDDAVAIKSGWDQYGIAYGRPSANITLRNLTVQSVVSAGISIGSEMSGGVSNITVENLIVWESRRGIRIKTAPGRGGYVRNIFYRNVTLDNVRVGIVIKTDYNEHPDEGFDPAAVPIIKNITYSGIHGQGVRVPVRIDGSEEIPVKDVSFQDMSVGLSYKKKHVFQCSFVEGRVIGSIFPAPCENLDLYDEQGRLVKRSLSQNNTDIDYDI comes from the exons ATGGTGGAGATCTTTTCCTCCCGGTGGAGATTGCCGTTGCAGCATCACCCGCGAGGGCTGGTGGGACTGCTCACCACCCACAGGACGCTGGTTTTGGTGCTCTGGATCGTGGGATTCGCACTGGTGTTCGGGTGGCAACTGAGCTCGATGGACGGCGTCGCGTTCTTCCGGAGGGGGCCGGTGGCGCGGCCGGTCCCCAGGCTGCGGCCTGTGGCGTACAATTTGACGGATTTCGGCGGCGTTGGGGACGGGAAGACGCTCAACACCGAGGCGTTTGAGCGCGCGGTGGAGGCGATTTCGACGCTTGGGGCCAGGGGGGGCGGGCAGCTCAACGTGCCGCCCGGGTTCTGGCTTACGGCACCCTTCAATCTCACCAGTCACATGACTCTCTTCCTCGCGGAGGGCGCAGTGATTCTGGGAATAGAG GATGAGAGTTATTGGCAACTGATGCCTCCTTTGCCATCATATGGATATGGGCGGGAGCACAAAGGGCCTCGATATGGAAGCCTCATACATGGTCAAAATCTGAAGGATATTGTTATAACTG GACATAATGGTACAATAAATGGTCAAGGTCAAGTGTGGTGGACGAAATACAAGAAAAGAATTCTCAACTACACGAGAGGACCTCTTGTGCAGCTCATGTGGTCCAAGGATATAGTCATCTCTAACATAACTCTGCGTGACTCCCCTTTTTGGACACTGCATCCCTATGACTGCAAGAATGTAACCATCTCGCATGTTACCATCTTGGCTCCTGTTTCCGGAGCTCCAAACACAGATGGTATTGATCCAG ATTCTTGCGAGGATGTGTTGATAGAGAACTGTTACATATGTGTCGGTGATGATGCAGTAGCCATAAAGAGTGGCTGGGACCAGTATGGCATAGCATATGGGCGTCCATCTGCTAACATCACACTCCGTAATCTCACTGTTCAATCTGTGGTGAG TGCTGGCATATCCATAGGCAGTGAGATGTCTGGTGGAGTTTCAAATATCACAGTGGAAAACCTTATTGTTTGGGAGTCGAGACGAGGCATCAGAATAAAGACAGCCCCAGGGAGAGGTGGTTATGTTCGCAACATCTTCTATCGAAATGTGACTCTTGATAATGTTCGTGTTGGAATTGTGATAAAGACAGATTACAATGAGCATCCTGACGAAGGCTTTGACCCTGCAGCTGTGCCCATAATCAAGAACATAACTTATAGTGGAATCCATGGCCAGGGTGTTCGTGTTCCAGTTCGGATCGACGGCAGTGAAGAGATCCCTGTCAAGGATGTAAGCTTTCAGGATATGTCTGTTGGTTTAAGCTACAAGAAGAAGCATGTCTTCCAGTGCTCCTTTGTGGAGGGTCGTGTAATAGGGTCTATTTTCCCTGCACCATGTGAGAACCTTGACCTATATGATGAGCAGGGAAGACTGGTAAAGCGATCGTTGTCACAGAACAACACAGACATAGATTACgacatttaa
- the LOC103998293 gene encoding uncharacterized protein LOC103998293 isoform X1 — translation MGSPKKKASEVAALLNLQPHPDGGFYLETFRDSSITLSKSQLPPQYNVDRAVSSAIYFLLPSGNVAHLHRIPCAETWHFYMGEPLTVFELLHDGQVKLTIIGRDLEAGHCPQYTVPPNVWFGAFLTLDVESSPDDGSVLVKTSSRDPELHYSLVGVTCAPAFQFDDNELATLDELKPHYPKAEPFLNYLITSK, via the exons ATGGGTTCACCGAAGAAGAAAGCGTCGGAGGTCGCAGCTCTGTTGAATCTACAGCCTCACCCCGACGGTGGCTTCTACTTGGAGACCTTCAGGGACTCCTCCATCACACTCTCCAAATCTCAGCTCCCACCCCAAT ACAACGTGGATCGTGCTGTGAGCTCAGCTATCTACTTCTTGCTTCCATCAGGGAACGTTGCTCATCTCCATCGTATCCCTTGTGCTGAGACCTGGCACTTCTACATGGGAGAACCTCTCACG GTGTTTGAACTACTACATGATGGCCAGGTAAAGTTGACCATCATAGGTCGAGACCTGGAAGCGGGTCATTGCCCCCAGTATACAGTGCCACCAAATGTGTGGTTTGGTGCTTTCCTTACCTTGGATGTTGAGTCCTCTCCTGATGATGGCAGTGTTCTTGTCAAAACCAGCAGCCGGGATCCTGAGCTGCACTATTCTCTGGTTGGTGTGACTTGTGCCCCAGCGTTTCAATTCGACGACAATGAATTAGCCACACTTGATGAGCTCAAGCCTCACTATCCAAAAGCTGAGCCTTTCCTGAACTACCTCATAACTTCCAAATAG
- the LOC103998293 gene encoding uncharacterized protein LOC103998293 isoform X2, which yields MGSPKKKASEVAALLNLQPHPDGGFYLETFRDSSITLSKSQLPPQWNVAHLHRIPCAETWHFYMGEPLTVFELLHDGQVKLTIIGRDLEAGHCPQYTVPPNVWFGAFLTLDVESSPDDGSVLVKTSSRDPELHYSLVGVTCAPAFQFDDNELATLDELKPHYPKAEPFLNYLITSK from the exons ATGGGTTCACCGAAGAAGAAAGCGTCGGAGGTCGCAGCTCTGTTGAATCTACAGCCTCACCCCGACGGTGGCTTCTACTTGGAGACCTTCAGGGACTCCTCCATCACACTCTCCAAATCTCAGCTCCCACCCCAAT GGAACGTTGCTCATCTCCATCGTATCCCTTGTGCTGAGACCTGGCACTTCTACATGGGAGAACCTCTCACG GTGTTTGAACTACTACATGATGGCCAGGTAAAGTTGACCATCATAGGTCGAGACCTGGAAGCGGGTCATTGCCCCCAGTATACAGTGCCACCAAATGTGTGGTTTGGTGCTTTCCTTACCTTGGATGTTGAGTCCTCTCCTGATGATGGCAGTGTTCTTGTCAAAACCAGCAGCCGGGATCCTGAGCTGCACTATTCTCTGGTTGGTGTGACTTGTGCCCCAGCGTTTCAATTCGACGACAATGAATTAGCCACACTTGATGAGCTCAAGCCTCACTATCCAAAAGCTGAGCCTTTCCTGAACTACCTCATAACTTCCAAATAG
- the LOC135623229 gene encoding photosystem I chlorophyll a/b-binding protein 6, chloroplastic-like: MALAIASSALCSPHLRVQASKPVPGNTRACSRSPTRLHATKGVSSVCQPLPPDRPLWFPGSSPPEWLDGSLPGDFGFDPLGLGSDPELLRWFAQAELMHSRWAMLAVAGILIPECLEKLGFIENFSWYDAGAQQYFADPLTLFVVQMALMGWVEGRRWADYLNPGCVDIEPKFPNRKNPKPDVGYPGGLWFDFMMWGRGSPEPVMVLRTKEIKNGRLAMLAFMGFWFQAIYTKEGPLDNLMAHIADPGHCNIFSAFVSN, encoded by the exons ATGGCACTGGCAATTGCTTCCTCCGCACTCTGCAGTCCCCATCTCAG AGTGCAGGCTTCCAAGCCGGTCCCAGGGAACACTAGGGCTTGTTCAAGGTCACCTACTCGCTTACATGCAACTAAAGGAGTGTCCAGTGTGTGCCAGCCACTGCCTCCAGATAGACCTCTATGGTTTCCTGGGAGCTCACCTCCTGAGTGGCTGGATGGCAG TCTTCCTGGAGACTTTGGGTTTGATCCTCTTGGGCTAG GATCTGACCCTGAGCTACTTCGGTGGTTCGCTCAGGCCGAACTAATGCACAGTAGATGGGCGATGCTTGCTGTCGCCGGCATTCTTATCCCCGAATGCCTAGAGAAGCTTGGATTTATCGAGAACTTCTCATGGTATGATGCTGGGGCTCAGCAGTACTTTGCGGATCCTTTGACATTATTTGTAGTTCAAATGGCTCTGATGGGATGGGTTGAGGGAAGAAGGTGGGCGGACTACCTGAATCCTGGGTGTGTCGATATCGAGCCCAAGTTCCCAAACCGCAAAAATCCCAAGCCTGATGTAGGCTATCCTGGTGGACTGTGGTTTGATTTTATGATGTGGGGTCGCGGGTCACCGGAGCCGGTGATGGTACTGAGGACTAAGGAGATTAAGAATGGCAGATTAGCAATGCTTGCTTTCATGGGATTTTGGTTCCAAGCCATTTACACTAAAGAGGGTCCGCTAGACAATTTAATGGCTCACATCGCTGATCCTGGGCATTGCAACATCTTCTCG GCATTCGTATCTAATTGA